In Mongoliitalea daihaiensis, one DNA window encodes the following:
- a CDS encoding DUF6364 family protein has translation MSSPYIEQAKRYAEKTGRSLSGLEKNYFRDFKGTSMPAIAPEEMIALIQK, from the coding sequence ATTAGTTCGCCTTACATCGAACAAGCCAAAAGATATGCCGAAAAAACTGGAAGGAGCCTATCTGGTTTGGAAAAAAATTACTTTCGAGATTTTAAAGGAACTTCCATGCCTGCTATTGCTCCCGAAGAAATGATTGCTCTCATTCAAAAATAG
- a CDS encoding MGMT family protein, with amino-acid sequence MKAKENYFDLVYQVVKQIPKGRVTSYGAIANYLGLKSGARMVGYAMNASHSDPEVPAHRVVNRNGLLTGKHHFPSPTTMEERLAAEGIKVENDQILDFEVHFWSPNLLDQEI; translated from the coding sequence ATGAAAGCAAAAGAAAACTATTTTGACTTGGTCTATCAAGTGGTCAAGCAAATCCCCAAAGGAAGGGTGACCTCCTATGGTGCCATTGCCAATTATCTGGGATTGAAAAGCGGTGCCCGCATGGTGGGCTATGCGATGAATGCCAGCCACAGCGATCCTGAGGTTCCCGCACATCGGGTAGTCAATAGAAATGGACTGTTGACAGGGAAGCATCATTTCCCAAGTCCAACCACTATGGAGGAGCGATTAGCCGCAGAAGGAATTAAAGTAGAGAATGATCAAATCCTTGACTTTGAAGTCCATTTTTGGAGTCCAAATCTATTGGATCAGGAGATTTGA
- a CDS encoding ATP-dependent Clp protease adaptor ClpS has translation MVETQTFIEEAELLVEELIDVEEYELVVFNDEVNTFDHVIKTLIKVCEHTPEQAEQCTMIIHYKGKCTVKYGSRTKLKPMCQAILDAGIQAAIV, from the coding sequence ATGGTAGAGACACAAACATTCATAGAAGAGGCGGAGCTTCTGGTAGAAGAACTGATTGACGTAGAGGAGTATGAGTTGGTCGTGTTTAATGATGAGGTCAATACATTTGACCATGTTATCAAGACCTTAATCAAGGTCTGCGAACATACCCCTGAGCAAGCCGAGCAGTGTACGATGATTATTCATTACAAAGGTAAGTGTACAGTCAAATATGGCAGTAGGACTAAATTGAAGCCTATGTGTCAGGCTATTCTCGATGCAGGCATTCAAGCAGCCATCGTATAA
- a CDS encoding cytochrome-c peroxidase, translating to MKKGTIIPVTVAVLIGLMIFMMNDRTLSSEHVQKQEIAKEDALLWAKARNFYYGLPTEMNVLTDEVELAKSELGQLLYFDTRLSINNEQSCNSCHNLQTYGVDNLTTSPGALPGTRGDRNSPTVLNAVFHAKQFWDGRAADLEEQAKGPILNPVEMAIPHEGVLIDRLLEVEEYIKRFAQSFPEESQPITYDNVAKAIASFEKRLITPSKFDEFMALNVEVFDTQEKRGLKIFLEAGCQSCHDGPALGGLQERRLGEQVDFKQVSSKINHDKGIYELTGNLGDQYKFKVPSLRNIEHTYPYFHDGSIHELDESVRIMGKTQLNKEFTAQEIEDLVAFLKTLTGEIPAHLKATPAIPQ from the coding sequence ATGAAAAAAGGCACTATCATCCCTGTAACTGTGGCCGTGCTTATCGGGCTCATGATATTTATGATGAATGACCGAACATTGTCATCAGAACATGTACAGAAACAAGAAATAGCGAAGGAGGATGCGCTCTTATGGGCAAAAGCCAGAAACTTCTACTATGGTTTACCCACTGAGATGAATGTTCTTACAGATGAAGTTGAATTAGCCAAATCCGAATTGGGTCAATTATTATATTTTGATACCAGACTGAGTATCAATAATGAACAAAGCTGCAATAGTTGTCACAACCTTCAAACCTATGGGGTTGATAACTTGACGACCTCCCCAGGCGCTCTTCCCGGTACCCGAGGCGATAGAAATTCTCCGACAGTATTAAATGCTGTTTTTCATGCTAAACAATTTTGGGATGGAAGGGCAGCTGATTTGGAAGAACAAGCGAAAGGTCCCATTCTCAATCCTGTAGAAATGGCAATCCCTCATGAAGGGGTACTTATTGATAGATTACTGGAAGTTGAGGAGTATATCAAGCGCTTTGCTCAATCATTTCCGGAAGAAAGTCAACCCATCACATATGACAATGTGGCTAAGGCAATTGCTTCTTTTGAAAAACGATTGATCACTCCTTCCAAATTCGATGAGTTCATGGCTTTGAATGTTGAAGTCTTCGATACCCAAGAAAAAAGAGGATTGAAAATTTTCTTGGAAGCAGGATGCCAAAGCTGTCATGATGGTCCTGCACTCGGTGGTCTTCAGGAAAGACGATTGGGAGAACAAGTGGATTTCAAGCAGGTAAGTTCCAAAATCAATCATGATAAAGGGATCTATGAGCTTACCGGCAATCTAGGAGATCAGTACAAATTTAAAGTTCCTTCCTTAAGAAATATCGAACACACCTATCCATACTTTCACGATGGTAGTATCCACGAATTAGATGAAAGTGTACGCATCATGGGAAAAACCCAATTGAATAAAGAATTTACAGCTCAGGAAATAGAGGACTTGGTGGCATTCTTAAAAACGTTGACTGGAGAAATTCCGGCACACTTAAAAGCAACACCTGCAATACCTCAATAA
- a CDS encoding homoserine kinase: protein MKAVTAFAPATVANVSCGFDILGFAIGEMGDQVRVALSEEPGLRVVSITGDGGRLPTEPEKNTCTVAIQAFLDRLSSDQGLEISLIKGLPLGSGMGSSAASAAAALMAVNELMGSPFTKSELVPFAMEAERVACGAAHADNVAPSILGGFVLIRDYAPLDIVKLPVPEGLYTTLIHPHIELRTADSRSVLRRQISLQDAVVQSGNIAGLISALYTSDLKLLGRSLKDVIAEPYRALLIPGFYELREAIQKVGALGSGISGSGPTLFVLSESQEIAELVAKKAEELYASIGLGVDISVADVNPVGAYVISLE from the coding sequence ATGAAAGCAGTAACTGCCTTTGCGCCTGCTACCGTCGCGAATGTTTCCTGTGGATTTGATATTTTGGGCTTTGCTATCGGGGAAATGGGTGATCAAGTACGGGTTGCCTTGAGTGAGGAGCCTGGACTGCGGGTGGTATCCATCACCGGAGACGGTGGGAGACTTCCAACAGAGCCTGAGAAAAACACCTGCACAGTGGCAATCCAGGCTTTTTTAGATCGCTTAAGCTCTGATCAAGGCTTAGAGATTTCTCTGATTAAAGGCTTGCCACTAGGTTCAGGTATGGGATCTTCTGCCGCAAGTGCTGCTGCTGCCTTGATGGCCGTCAATGAATTGATGGGGAGTCCATTTACGAAATCGGAATTGGTACCATTTGCCATGGAGGCAGAGCGGGTTGCCTGTGGGGCGGCACATGCGGATAATGTAGCCCCATCAATTTTGGGGGGATTTGTGTTAATCCGGGATTATGCTCCCTTGGACATTGTCAAACTTCCTGTTCCGGAAGGTTTATATACTACGCTCATTCATCCGCATATTGAATTGCGAACGGCAGACTCACGCTCTGTTTTGAGGAGACAAATTTCTTTGCAGGATGCAGTCGTGCAATCTGGGAATATTGCAGGATTGATTTCTGCCTTGTACACTTCGGATTTGAAATTGCTTGGGAGGTCTTTGAAAGATGTGATTGCAGAACCATACCGTGCTCTGTTAATTCCTGGTTTCTACGAATTGCGGGAGGCTATTCAAAAAGTAGGAGCCTTGGGCTCAGGAATCTCCGGATCAGGTCCGACTTTGTTTGTCCTATCAGAAAGTCAAGAAATTGCCGAGTTAGTCGCTAAAAAAGCTGAAGAACTGTATGCTTCCATAGGTTTGGGAGTAGATATCTCTGTTGCAGATGTAAATCCGGTAGGGGCTTATGTAATCAGCCTTGAATAA
- a CDS encoding sodium:solute symporter translates to MNSSMVLMVISAYFALLFLISWLTSRNVSSDTFFTGDRQSPWFLVAFGMIGASLSGVTFISVPGEVGNSNFYYFQVVLGYTLGYFTIAKVLLPLYYRLNLVSIYAYLEERYGFWSYKTGAFFFILSRTLGSSIRVFLVAGVLQLILFDDWGIPFWVSVLITVSLIWLYTHRGGIKTVVWTDTLQTLFMLVAVGVSIYLIGKDLGIAGITGFVQTVAQDSRSEIFNWDWQAGTNFFKQFASGAFITIVMTGLDQDMMQKNLTCKSLGDAQKNMFWFTTILVVVNLMFLSLGVLLYIYSETNGITIPTRSDDLYPFLATQHFSAIAGITFVLGITAAAYSSADSTLTALTTSFCYDFLNIEKRYEKQRQVVVRKQVHLAFTALMFVVILIFRWLNDQSVINAVFIIAGYTYGPLLGLYAFGLFTKWQVKDTIVPFIAVAAPALAFLISQNSEKMLGGYKFGFEILILNGLLMFIGLWLIRKK, encoded by the coding sequence ATGAATTCTTCGATGGTTTTAATGGTCATTTCGGCCTATTTCGCCTTACTTTTTTTGATTTCTTGGTTGACTTCAAGAAATGTATCCTCAGACACCTTCTTTACCGGGGATCGTCAGTCGCCCTGGTTTTTGGTAGCATTTGGAATGATCGGCGCTTCATTGTCAGGTGTGACTTTCATTTCTGTACCGGGAGAGGTTGGTAATAGTAACTTCTATTACTTTCAAGTTGTTTTAGGATACACCTTGGGCTACTTTACTATAGCAAAAGTACTCCTACCACTATACTACAGGCTTAATTTAGTATCTATCTATGCTTACTTGGAGGAGCGATATGGTTTTTGGTCGTACAAAACAGGTGCTTTCTTTTTCATCTTATCCCGCACCTTGGGATCCTCCATCCGCGTATTTTTGGTGGCAGGTGTCTTGCAGCTTATTTTATTTGATGATTGGGGAATACCATTTTGGGTTTCAGTCCTGATTACCGTCTCCTTGATTTGGTTGTACACCCATCGAGGTGGCATAAAGACCGTAGTATGGACAGACACCCTGCAAACGTTGTTTATGCTCGTAGCTGTTGGTGTAAGTATTTACCTGATAGGAAAGGATTTGGGGATAGCAGGGATAACTGGTTTTGTACAGACAGTAGCCCAAGATTCACGTTCGGAAATATTCAACTGGGACTGGCAAGCCGGAACCAATTTTTTCAAGCAGTTTGCCTCAGGAGCATTCATTACTATTGTGATGACAGGTTTAGATCAGGATATGATGCAAAAAAACTTGACATGTAAGAGTTTGGGCGATGCGCAGAAAAACATGTTTTGGTTTACCACGATTCTGGTAGTTGTAAATTTAATGTTTCTCTCCTTAGGCGTTTTATTGTATATCTATTCAGAGACAAATGGCATTACCATTCCTACTCGATCGGATGACCTATATCCTTTCTTAGCCACCCAACATTTCTCTGCGATCGCAGGAATTACTTTTGTGTTAGGTATCACAGCTGCGGCCTATTCGAGTGCAGACAGCACTTTGACAGCTTTGACAACCTCCTTTTGTTATGACTTTTTAAATATAGAAAAACGCTACGAAAAACAACGGCAGGTAGTCGTGCGCAAACAGGTTCATTTGGCTTTTACCGCGTTGATGTTTGTGGTGATTTTGATTTTCCGATGGTTAAATGACCAAAGTGTGATCAATGCAGTATTTATCATAGCCGGATATACCTATGGCCCATTGCTGGGCTTATATGCCTTTGGGCTATTTACCAAGTGGCAGGTAAAAGATACTATTGTACCTTTCATTGCTGTAGCTGCTCCCGCGCTAGCATTTTTGATTAGCCAAAATTCGGAAAAGATGCTTGGTGGCTATAAGTTTGGCTTCGAGATTTTGATTCTGAACGGCTTACTGATGTTTATTGGCCTTTGGTTGATTCGGAAAAAGTAA
- a CDS encoding head GIN domain-containing protein, whose translation MFKYFALTTFLTCLIAVTSWAQSEKDTRNLRSFNAVKVSNGIIAELVQGTENKAEISTIGIEAGKVETSIVGETLEIRLARGNYRNHTVKVKITYIEVLGIEATTNAQVTVRSTIEAAEAYLFATTSAYIEAKITTEVLNVEAATNARILFSGAAEELNIKGFTNAEVDGSKFIADDVALQANTGAKISFHANESITGSLATAAKGTYSGNPSEISVRTSTGASLSN comes from the coding sequence ATGTTCAAATATTTTGCTCTCACTACCTTTCTTACTTGCTTGATCGCCGTTACATCTTGGGCGCAATCGGAAAAAGACACCAGGAATCTACGCTCTTTTAATGCAGTGAAAGTATCCAATGGCATTATCGCTGAGTTGGTTCAGGGAACCGAAAACAAGGCGGAAATCAGTACTATTGGTATAGAAGCAGGTAAGGTTGAAACAAGTATAGTCGGTGAAACACTGGAAATCCGTTTAGCACGTGGAAATTACCGAAACCACACTGTAAAAGTAAAGATTACTTACATCGAAGTATTGGGCATTGAAGCTACCACAAATGCACAGGTAACTGTACGTTCGACAATAGAAGCCGCAGAGGCATATTTGTTTGCTACAACGAGTGCTTACATTGAGGCAAAAATTACCACAGAGGTACTGAACGTAGAAGCAGCTACCAATGCTCGGATTTTATTTTCCGGAGCCGCAGAAGAATTGAATATCAAAGGATTTACAAATGCGGAAGTTGATGGGAGTAAATTCATTGCTGATGATGTAGCTTTACAAGCTAACACCGGCGCAAAAATCAGCTTTCATGCTAATGAATCTATTACGGGTTCCTTGGCTACGGCCGCAAAAGGAACCTATTCTGGTAATCCATCTGAAATCTCTGTACGCACCAGCACCGGTGCAAGCCTCAGCAACTAA
- a CDS encoding SDR family NAD(P)-dependent oxidoreductase, translating into MERNIIITGAAGNLGKQVVSKFKREGYKVIATILPDSEEEVEEADDVYEVDVTSEESVAEFAKEYQLQYGEVDAIGLLVGGYANGGIEDTSVQDIEKMMKLNFFTAFNMVKNFLPVFKKADFGTFLFVGARPSLQPADGKNVVAYALSKSLLFQLADYVAEEVKDSKIRSHIFVPSIIDTPANREAMPEENFSEWVSPAEIAEAMHYAVNTPSLRNMTFKLYGGV; encoded by the coding sequence ATGGAAAGAAATATAATCATTACAGGTGCCGCAGGGAATTTGGGGAAACAAGTGGTTTCGAAATTTAAGAGAGAAGGATATAAAGTAATTGCAACCATACTACCCGACTCAGAAGAAGAGGTAGAAGAGGCAGATGATGTATATGAGGTGGATGTGACCAGCGAAGAATCTGTGGCAGAATTTGCCAAAGAATACCAATTGCAGTACGGAGAAGTGGACGCTATCGGACTATTAGTGGGCGGTTATGCAAATGGCGGGATAGAGGATACGAGTGTGCAGGATATCGAGAAGATGATGAAATTAAATTTTTTCACAGCTTTTAACATGGTCAAAAACTTCCTTCCTGTGTTTAAAAAGGCTGATTTTGGGACTTTTTTATTTGTAGGAGCACGCCCATCTTTACAACCTGCCGATGGAAAAAACGTTGTGGCATATGCTTTGAGTAAAAGTTTATTATTCCAACTGGCTGATTATGTAGCAGAGGAAGTCAAAGACTCTAAAATCAGGTCACACATCTTTGTGCCAAGTATCATTGACACCCCTGCCAATCGTGAAGCCATGCCGGAAGAGAATTTCTCCGAATGGGTAAGTCCTGCTGAAATTGCAGAAGCGATGCACTACGCAGTGAATACTCCTTCTTTGAGAAATATGACATTCAAACTCTATGGAGGCGTTTAA
- the recR gene encoding recombination mediator RecR — MNFPSKLIEDAVNEISRLPGIGKKTALRLALHLLKQKETVTEELSSALLALRKDIRYCATCHNVADSGHLCSVCLSNRRNKQIICVVEDIPDVLAIENTNQYQGLYHVLGGVISPIQGIGPDELKIDSLIQRCAHTISEEKVTEVILALPATMEGDTTSFFISRKLKELNVKVSTIARGIPVGGELEYTDEVTLGRSILTRINYSSE, encoded by the coding sequence GTGAATTTCCCTTCCAAATTAATCGAAGATGCAGTCAATGAGATCAGCAGATTGCCGGGTATCGGCAAAAAGACTGCCTTGAGATTGGCCTTGCATTTATTAAAACAGAAAGAGACTGTAACCGAGGAGCTCAGCAGTGCTTTATTGGCATTGCGTAAAGACATCCGATACTGCGCCACTTGTCATAATGTAGCTGATTCGGGGCATTTGTGTAGTGTTTGTCTGAGCAACCGCAGGAATAAGCAAATCATCTGTGTAGTCGAAGATATTCCCGATGTCTTGGCGATTGAAAATACCAATCAATATCAGGGGCTGTATCATGTGCTAGGAGGTGTGATTTCTCCTATCCAAGGAATTGGCCCGGATGAACTTAAAATTGATTCTCTGATCCAGCGATGTGCTCATACTATCTCTGAAGAAAAAGTAACAGAGGTGATTTTGGCATTGCCTGCCACCATGGAAGGAGATACGACTTCATTTTTTATCAGCCGCAAGCTCAAAGAACTGAATGTCAAAGTCAGCACCATTGCTCGAGGAATTCCTGTCGGAGGTGAATTAGAGTATACAGATGAGGTGACGTTGGGCAGGAGCATTTTGACAAGGATAAATTATTCTTCGGAGTGA
- a CDS encoding nuclear transport factor 2 family protein — protein MKKIVLTVYLWILGFFMFPAAFAQEELAIQQVIATLFEGMKSKDLEKIEPAFLPNAQMQTVNASPAGATVGTNTVQDFFNRIATTPAETILDEQILDYQIKIDGQMAAAWTPYRFYVNGAFSHCGVNSFQLVKTSEGWKITYIIDTRRKEGCD, from the coding sequence ATGAAAAAAATAGTCCTTACTGTTTATTTATGGATATTGGGTTTTTTCATGTTCCCAGCAGCCTTTGCCCAAGAAGAGCTCGCCATCCAACAAGTGATTGCCACTCTATTTGAAGGCATGAAATCCAAGGATTTAGAAAAAATAGAACCTGCTTTTCTTCCAAATGCGCAAATGCAGACGGTCAATGCGTCTCCTGCTGGAGCTACAGTTGGGACCAATACGGTTCAGGATTTCTTCAATCGTATTGCAACTACTCCCGCTGAAACTATTTTAGATGAACAAATCTTAGATTATCAAATCAAGATCGATGGTCAAATGGCTGCTGCATGGACACCTTATCGATTTTACGTCAATGGGGCATTCAGTCATTGTGGTGTCAACTCTTTCCAGCTTGTAAAAACCTCCGAAGGATGGAAAATCACTTACATCATCGATACCCGCAGAAAAGAAGGCTGTGATTAA
- a CDS encoding GIY-YIG nuclease family protein, whose amino-acid sequence MYFVYIIYSSKTDKFYIGSTDNLESRLKHHNSRLTPSTKSGAPFWEVVYTETVVDRTTALKREIEIKRKKSRKYILSLIENSSAG is encoded by the coding sequence ATGTACTTTGTGTATATCATATACTCTTCAAAAACGGACAAATTCTATATAGGCTCTACTGACAACTTAGAGAGTCGACTTAAGCATCATAACTCAAGATTAACTCCTTCTACTAAAAGCGGAGCTCCTTTTTGGGAAGTTGTTTATACCGAAACAGTGGTAGATAGAACCACTGCACTCAAGCGAGAAATCGAAATCAAACGGAAAAAATCAAGAAAATATATTCTTTCGTTAATTGAAAACAGCTCAGCTGGCTAG
- the thrA gene encoding bifunctional aspartate kinase/homoserine dehydrogenase I, giving the protein MKILKFGGSSVANATNIRKVFSILQEQKALGEFAVVFSAFGGVTEILLTCAQKANASDRSYVGELKALEERHYEILKSLIPVQHQSSVLTYVKVRFNELEDVFHGIYLIKECSPRTLDYVASFGERLSAFILAEALKVEGFDSVFVDAREVIRTNNRFGNAKVDFHVTNDLIADFFHQHPGLKVITGFIASSDKGETTTLGRSGSDYTAAIFASALNATSLEIWTDVSGVMTSDPRLVYTAFTIPQLTYNEAMELSHFGAKVIFPATMQPAMKKGIPIFIKNTFEPENAGTLINGDDPSGQIIKGVSSMSGISLLNIQGAGLIEVVGVSRRVFGGLADAGVNVILISQASSEHSICVAVRSSEAQKAKEAIEQEFLPEIKNGEMDPVLLTADMAVVAVVGENMKHNPGSSGRMFQALGQNNINVYAIAQGSSELNISAVVSQTDLQKALNALHEAYFLSDNKVLHVFLVGVGLIGKALIKMIASQQEKLQRENDLDIQIHGIANSRFMAFHEDGFNLKNCPEPQDAVGAKPMNLEAFIAQMESMNFSNSVFVDCTASQDVADLYDRVLEAKVAIVTPNKKANSGDLAKYKSLKKLAYKRGVKFLYETNVAAGLPVINTLQDLMLSGDKVLKIEAVLSGSMNFIFSEFEKGLPFSEVVRQAKDKGYTEPDPRDDLSGMDVGRKILILGREAEQDLHFEDIAIQSMVPDNCVETKDVEEFFAKLKAHDAAFTNLLAEAQEAGKKLRFMATLENGKAKVGLNSLDSSHPFYTLKGSDNMILFTTERYHDFPMIIRGPGAGADVTAAGVFADVIRLGNFTR; this is encoded by the coding sequence ATGAAAATTTTAAAGTTTGGAGGTTCGTCAGTAGCCAATGCCACTAATATCCGAAAGGTGTTTAGTATCCTGCAAGAACAAAAAGCTCTTGGAGAGTTTGCAGTTGTTTTTTCTGCATTTGGCGGGGTGACGGAGATTTTGTTGACATGTGCACAAAAAGCCAATGCAAGTGACCGTTCGTATGTGGGAGAGTTGAAAGCCTTGGAAGAAAGACACTACGAAATATTAAAAAGCCTTATTCCTGTTCAACATCAATCCTCCGTTTTAACTTATGTGAAGGTTCGTTTCAATGAATTGGAGGATGTGTTTCACGGGATTTACTTGATCAAAGAGTGTTCTCCAAGGACCTTGGATTATGTTGCAAGCTTTGGAGAGCGACTTTCGGCATTTATTTTGGCAGAAGCCTTGAAAGTAGAAGGTTTTGATTCGGTATTTGTAGATGCCCGCGAGGTGATTCGCACCAATAATCGTTTTGGAAATGCCAAAGTAGACTTTCATGTTACCAATGACTTGATAGCTGATTTTTTCCATCAACATCCCGGCTTAAAAGTAATCACCGGCTTTATTGCTTCCTCTGATAAAGGTGAAACAACGACCTTGGGTAGAAGTGGCTCGGATTATACAGCAGCAATTTTTGCTTCGGCTTTGAATGCTACTTCCTTGGAAATATGGACAGATGTATCCGGTGTGATGACATCTGATCCTCGCTTGGTTTATACCGCCTTCACCATTCCTCAATTGACCTACAATGAGGCCATGGAGTTGTCTCATTTTGGAGCGAAAGTGATTTTCCCTGCTACCATGCAGCCCGCGATGAAAAAAGGGATCCCTATTTTCATCAAAAATACTTTTGAACCCGAAAATGCGGGTACTTTAATTAATGGGGACGATCCCTCAGGTCAAATCATCAAGGGCGTTTCATCTATGTCCGGCATTTCCTTGCTAAATATTCAAGGAGCTGGATTGATTGAAGTCGTAGGTGTGAGTAGACGTGTTTTTGGAGGATTGGCTGATGCAGGGGTGAATGTTATTTTGATCAGTCAAGCTTCCTCCGAACACAGTATATGTGTGGCTGTCCGGAGCAGTGAGGCACAAAAAGCGAAAGAAGCTATTGAACAGGAGTTTCTTCCAGAAATAAAAAATGGAGAAATGGATCCTGTATTGCTCACAGCCGATATGGCGGTTGTGGCAGTTGTCGGTGAAAATATGAAGCATAATCCAGGTTCCAGTGGCAGGATGTTTCAAGCCTTAGGTCAAAACAATATCAACGTATATGCCATTGCCCAAGGGAGTTCGGAGCTGAATATTTCGGCGGTAGTTTCTCAAACTGACTTACAGAAGGCCCTCAATGCCTTGCATGAAGCATACTTCTTGTCGGATAATAAGGTCTTACACGTGTTTTTGGTGGGTGTTGGCTTGATAGGGAAGGCATTGATCAAAATGATAGCAAGCCAGCAAGAAAAGTTGCAACGGGAAAATGATCTGGATATTCAAATCCACGGAATCGCTAATTCTCGTTTTATGGCTTTCCACGAAGATGGATTCAATCTGAAAAACTGTCCTGAACCTCAGGATGCTGTGGGCGCAAAGCCAATGAACTTGGAGGCATTTATTGCACAGATGGAGTCGATGAACTTCTCCAATTCAGTTTTTGTGGACTGCACGGCAAGCCAAGATGTCGCGGATTTATACGATAGAGTATTGGAGGCAAAAGTTGCCATTGTTACGCCAAATAAAAAGGCAAACTCAGGGGACTTAGCCAAGTATAAGTCTTTGAAGAAACTAGCGTATAAAAGAGGTGTCAAGTTTTTGTATGAAACCAATGTAGCAGCTGGACTTCCTGTTATCAACACCTTGCAGGATTTGATGTTGAGTGGTGATAAGGTCTTGAAAATCGAAGCTGTACTCAGTGGATCGATGAATTTTATTTTCTCTGAATTTGAAAAAGGATTGCCATTTTCGGAAGTCGTCAGGCAAGCCAAGGACAAAGGGTATACCGAGCCTGATCCAAGAGATGATTTGAGCGGAATGGATGTAGGTAGGAAAATTTTGATTTTAGGACGAGAAGCAGAACAGGATTTGCACTTCGAGGATATCGCCATTCAAAGTATGGTACCTGATAATTGTGTGGAAACCAAAGATGTGGAAGAGTTTTTTGCTAAATTAAAAGCCCATGATGCAGCTTTTACTAACTTATTGGCTGAAGCTCAAGAAGCTGGCAAAAAACTGCGTTTTATGGCCACTTTGGAAAATGGAAAAGCAAAAGTTGGACTCAATTCCTTGGACAGCTCGCATCCGTTTTATACGCTTAAAGGAAGTGATAACATGATCTTATTTACAACGGAGAGATACCATGATTTCCCGATGATTATCCGTGGACCCGGAGCTGGAGCCGATGTTACTGCCGCTGGGGTATTTGCAGATGTGATTCGCTTAGGAAACTTTACTAGATAA